From one Eptesicus fuscus isolate TK198812 chromosome 21, DD_ASM_mEF_20220401, whole genome shotgun sequence genomic stretch:
- the AGRP gene encoding agouti-related protein has translation MLGARIQQAEAMLTAILSCALLLALPAMEGAQMSLAALEGIRRPDEALFSELSDLGLRPELKRTAAEQAEEALLQEAKDMAEALDPEEREPRSLRRCVRLHESCLGHQVPCCDPCATCYCRFFNAFCYCRKLGTAMNPCSRT, from the exons ATGCTCGGGGCAAGGATCCAGCAAGCAGAA GCCATGCTGACTGCAATACTGAGCTGtgccctgctgctggcactgcctgcCATGGAGGGGGCCCAGATGAGCTTGGCAGCCTTGGAGGGCATCAGAAGGCCTGACGAGGCCCTGTTCTCAGAGCTGTCAG ACCTGGGCCTGAGGCCTGAGCTGAAGAGGACAGCTGCAGAACAGGCAGAAGAGGCTCTGCTGCAGGAGGCCAAGGACATGGCAGAG GCGCTAGACCCAGAAGAACGGGAGCCACGCTCCCTGCGTCGCTGCGTGCGGCTGCACGAGTCCTGTCTGGGACACCAAGTACCGTGCTGTGACCCATGCGCCACGTGCTACTGCCGGTTCTTCAACGCCTTCTGCTACTGCCGCAAGCTGGGTACTGCCATGAACCCCTGCAGCCGCACCTAA